A stretch of Lutra lutra chromosome 9, mLutLut1.2, whole genome shotgun sequence DNA encodes these proteins:
- the LOC125109741 gene encoding serine palmitoyltransferase small subunit A → MALARAWKQMSWFYYQYLLVTALYMLEPWERTVFNSMLVSIVGMALYTGYVFMPQHIMAILHYFELVQ, encoded by the coding sequence ATGGCGTTGGCGCGGGCCTGGAAGCAAATGTCCTGGTTCTACTACCAGTATCTGCTGGTCACGGCGCTCTACATGCTGGAACCCTGGGAGCGGACTGTGTTCAATTCCATGCTGGTTTCCATCGTGGGGATGGCCCTGTACACAGGCTACGTCTTCATGCCTCAGCACATCATGGCGATACTGCACTACTTTGAACTTGTACAGTGA
- the PEX13 gene encoding peroxisome biogenesis factor 13 produces the protein MASQPPPPPKPWETRRIPGAGPGPGPGPTFQSADLGPTLLTRPGQPTLTRVPPPILPRPSQQTGSSNVNTFRPAYSSFSSGYGAYGNSFYGSYSPYSYGYNGLGYNRLRVDDLPPSRFVQQAEESSRGAFQSIESIVHAFASVSMMMDATFSAVYNSFRAVLDVANHFSRLKIHFTKVFSAFALVRTIRYLYRRLQWMIGLRRGSENEDLWAESEGTVACLGAEDRAANSAKSWPIFLFFAVILGGPYLIWKLLSTHNDEITDNTNWASGEDDHVVARAEYDFAAVSEEEISFRAGDMLNLALKEQQPKVRGWLLASLDGQTTGLIPANYVKILGKRRGRKAVESSKISKQQQPFNNITLTKGATAADSLDEQEAAFESVFVETNKVPVALDSTGKGGDKQDL, from the exons atCTGCCGATTTGGGTCCTACTTTATTGACAAGACCTGGACAACCTACGCTTACCAGAGTGCCCCCACCTATTCTTCCAAGGCCATCACAGCAGACAGGAAGCAGCAATGTGAATACTTTCAGACCTGCTTACAGTTCATTTTCTTCAGGATATGGTGCCTATGGAAATTCATTTTATGGAAGCTATAGCCCTTATAGTTATGGATATAATGGGTTGGGCTATAACCGCCTTCGTGTAGATGATCTGCCACCTAGTAGATTTGTTCAGCAAGCTGAAGAAAGCAGCAGAGGTGCATTTCAGTCCATTGAAAGTATTGTGCATGCATTTGCCTCCGTCAGTATGATGATGGATGCTACCTTTTCAGCTGTGTATAACAGTTTCAGGGCTGTATTGGATGTAGCAAATCACTTTTCCcgattaaaaatacatttcacaaaGGTTTTTTCAGCTTTTGCATTAGTTAGGACTATAAGGTATCTTTACAGACGATTGCAGTGGATGATAGGTTTAAGAAGAGGCTCTGAGAATGAGGACCTATGGGCAGAAAGTGAAGGAACTGTGGCTTGCCTTGGTGCTGAGGACAGAGCAGCTAACTCAGCAAAATCTTGGCCAATATTCTTGTTCTTTGCTGTTATCCTTGGTGGTCCTTACCTCATCTGGAAACTGCTGTCTACTCATAATGATGAAATAACAG ACAATACAAACTGGGCAAGTGGTGAGGATGACCATGTAGTTGCTAGAGCAGAATATGATTTTGCTGCTGTATCTGAAGAAGAGATTTCCTTCCGTGCTGGTGATATGCTAAACTTAGCTCTCAAAG AACAGCAACCCAAAGTACGTGGTTGGCTTCTGGCTAGTCTTGATGGTCAAACAACAGGACTTATACCTGCTAATTATGTCAAAATTCTTGGTAAAAGAAGAGGTAGAAAAGCAGTGGAATCCAGCAAAATTTCCAAGCAGCAACAACCTTTTAACAACATAACACTAACTAAAGGAGCCACGGCTGCTGATTCTTTGGATGAACAGGAAGCTGCCTTTGAATCTGTTTTTGTTGAAACTAATAAGGTTCCAGTTGCACTTGATTCCACTGGGAAAGGTGGAGATAAACAAGATCTTTGA